GCCAAGCTAGAAATCTAGAGAAAAGGAGGAAATGGAAATGCTTACATCGATATCACTTGTGGATAGACAGAGCCATTTTCTCAAAGATCCAAAGACTTCCACCTGCATGCAATACTGGGAATGATCACCAAATAGTTCAAAGCTATCAGTTCTCCAACACAAGAGAATTAACTTGCCTTGCACAACAGATACTCTTGCACAGCAACTGCCCATGAAGATTTCTCTTCATTAGAATGTGAGATAAAATTGCAGAAGCCAAGAATCTCTGCAACAAATAGTTAATATCTATCAGTACTATCTACATCAATTAAATTCTAAGAAAAATACACAGAGGTAGGACGTTTTACTAATTTCAGTGTAAGAGGGAAAGAACAGCCTTCAGCAATGCTCAACATTGTAGTCGATACAAGAAAAACAGTGGCTGAAACAACCGAATATGATATATATCTCTTTCTCTAATTAATATGCAAATACTCGAGTTTCAAATGCCGCAAGTGGCATAATTAAAAGAACAGTATTGGTGATAAAatttagagtaaaatgcaccgtgGGCACCAGAACTTGCAGCgctgtgtcaaataggtccatgaacttagaAACCGGACATCTAGCCCCTCGAATTTGCGAACCCGTTCACCCCAGGTCCAGCCCGGTTTTGCATGGCTTGCATAACACTGTGTGGCcaggatttgctacagtaaccccggatttgctacagtaccgtggttttgttttttccttttctaatttatttcagctgaattttgaaaaatcataactcttcgatacGACATCGTAtaaagatgatttttatatgaaaattatagtcctcgatgagatctacaactttctagttttgagttttttcatttgatgaagttaagttgcccaaaaaattatacaaaagtacAGCACCATAATAATCACGTACTTCTGTTTGTCGcactagaaaattaatatatttttctgtttgttgtcaaatgaagacacttgTATACTAAAATTTTAACACTCTAAAAGATCTAGATTCTTATAGTTTtaagtttttatatttgaagttgtTAAGATGTCGATAAAACAGTATAAAACAGCATATTAAGTACGCGAAAGACGTTGAGGCTTTATACTATTTTATCGACATCTTAACAACTTTAAatgtaaaaactcaaaactacaagaatctagatcgttaaaagtgttaaaattttgatatacaaagtgtcttcatttgacaacaaacaaaaaatatattaattttctaatgCGACAAGCAAAAGTACGCGATTATTATGGTGatgtaattttatataatttttttgagcaCCTTAACATtgtcaaatgaaaaaattcaaaactagaaagttgtatatctcatcgagggctataattttcatataaaaattatcttcatccgatgtcgtatcgaagagttatgatttttcaaatattcagccgaaataaattagaaaagaaaaaacaaaaatgcggtaactgtagcaaatccttgattactgtagcaaatccgggCCGCACAGTGCCATGCAAGCCATGCAAAACCGAGCTGGACCTAGGGTGAACGGGTTTGCAAGTTCGAGGGGCTAGATGTCTGGTTTCTaagttcagggacctatttgaCATAGCGCTGCAAGTTCAGGTGCCcacggtgcattttactctaaatttttttagataagTTTGCATATATTATTGAGTTTTGAGACTGCATTAGGAGAAATCTCTGCAACTACCTAAGAAATACAGGGCTTGCAGTCCCGTACCAGGGGAATTAAAATCATGCACAAATTATGCAAAAGCACAACATCAGAGAGTAGACTAATGCTGACCAggcaggagcaggcaaggaggAAAGACCATGCATATTGGAGAGGGATCGCTGTACAGAATGCAGATTGGAGGCAGAGGGTAGCGACCTGCACATTGGATCTTACGGTGGAGTGACAGGAGGAAGCGTCAATTCCTGTAGATCCAACCGCCGCCTCACCGTTGcttgccggggggggggggggggggtgtctaAGAGCTTGAGACAGGGCGGATGAAAACTtgggagagaggaaggggaaagaagaGAGCACCTCCgcatgggccgccgccgccgtacctTCCCCTGGAGCTGGATCGTGCTTCACTTTCCTTCTGCCTCCGCTTCCTGGAGTCGAAATCGAACAGCCCTCCGCTTccgcggcgacggccggcggggacggcggcggccggcgcgaggcGCGCTAGGGTTGGGGAGCGGGAGGCCGGGAGTTGTCGGCAAAATTGTAGGTGGTGGGAATCGAACCCTGGCGGAGCACTGCGCACCGATGCGGGAGTGCGGAGGgcggtggtggactggtggggCGGGGCTTCGCGCTAGGGTTGGGGAGCGGGAGGCCGGGAGTTGTCGGCAAAATTGTAGGTGGTGGGAATCGAACCCTGGCGGAGCACTGCGCGCCGATGCGGGAGTGCGGAGGgcggtggtggactggtggggCGGGGCTTCAACGCGTTGAAGCTGGCAGATCCGAAGAAGATCTGCCGTAGGATCGAGTTGAAACCAGGTAGCAAGCCATTTGAGCCATTGATTTTGAAGTTGTTTTCCTTGCTACACTTTGTTGGGTAAACCAGTTTTGTTATCTCTGCAGGGAATGTTTTTGCTGGGTGTCCGTAGCAAAGAACAATCGGTGCTTTAGAATTTGTTATAAATTAGATATGTACCGCACTACTGCTTGTGTCATTTACGGCGGCAGTTTGGACAACTAGCTCTAAGACAATTTCTTTTACTGCTTGTGTCTATCTTTGAATTTGATTAATGATCGTGTATGCAACTATGTCATGTACACCATATGCAACTATGCGTTAATCGTCATGTATCGGTTGGATATTTGGATTTAATGTCTTAATCGAATCTTTAGTATTTGCATATAAGATGTCATGTAGTTAGTGATATGCTCTATTGTTTGATATGTTTATCATTTTTGAAATAtcgttttgatgggtttcgaTCGTTATCGATGTGTTTTCAACCGTATATTTTCGTTTTTGAAATTACCAGAATACCAAAGTCATTTTCAAAAATATCGTATCGTTTTCATTTCCGATGAAAAAATATGAAAGTGGTGGAGCTTTTCACCGATCGTTTCTGACTATTTTCATCCCTGTGCCAGAGTGATCCGAGAGCCTACGGGATGATGGAAAGAAGGACAAGTCTTGTAACTCCTCGTGTCAGTCCGCACTGTTGACAATAATCCAAGAAGAAGGTTACTGACTTGCTCCAGTACCTCTGCCTGCAGAATGATTTAGAAGAAATAGACACTTGTCCCGTACCTCTGCTCGTTATCGAGATAATGCGCGACTGGTCGCGCAGAAACCAATCGCGCAACACCCTACCATATGCTAGCATGTGTAAACTGAGTAGGCGGGAGCGCACCTTCTCCATCCTTACTGGCACGTGTCCCATGCATAGTTGGCTCCCAACATGTGCAGGAGCACCCAAAAAGGAAAACTGTCCCTTTCAGCTAATGTCACTGCTAACGTAGGCATAAAATGTTAGATACTTTAATGATGAGCACCTTCGAAAGACTGAACTGGCAGAACCTCGAGATTGACAAAGTCATCATAGGCGTCTCACGGTCGACGGGTACATCGCCTACCACTAAAATAATAATGTCAGTTGAATCCTAGAATAAACCTAGAAAAATACGAGCACCCTTACCGAGTCGAGGACTCGAATCCAAGTGAATAGATTCCACCATCGAGGATTGCTGTCAACCGACTGCACCAATTAGTGTCGATCattgttttaaatagcgggctaagctATTTAGCTTCTAGTCTCAAAAAAGAGCTAATAGCCCGGCTAAATGGAGCTATAGCGGGATATTGCGGCTAAATTACACATAGAAGCAAATAACGGCATCCTCCTCAATcaagctatagccggctatagcggAGGCTATAGCTTGCTGTCAACCGGCGCGAGCGACGATTCCGTGAGCCAGTTTAATCACCGGCGCCTTTTACCATCGGGGCTTCCTAGGCTGCATGGCCCGAGCCGAGCCGATCGTGGCTTCCAGCCTCCTAACTGAATACATTAATGGAATGCGAGTGATTAGCTCACGTTAATTAGTTGGCGGTGATTTCGTGGATTCGAGTTCCCGTGCATGTAAGCAAGTTGAGTTCCCGTACGTGCATCAGTGCAAGAAGTCCATAAGGGCACCCGCAGTGTGGTGGGGCATCGCTTTCCCACTGCAGCACCCGATGCCCagttccaaaaatcaagcattGGGGACAGTACTATTACCAATGCCCACTCTTTCCAGTCAATAAAATAGTATTATCCAATTACATGGCCGTTGGGCTCAACCACCAATGGTCACCACGGCCGACCGTTGATTTCAAAAGACACtgcatatatatagacacatTACCATCTCCACACAACACTACTGACCACAATCCTATTAAAAAACCAGCCGTTCAAATAGACAAGTCCTCTTCTGGAAGCCTCACAAATCTGCTCAACTCCTCACTCTTTAGTTCAGATCCACAAGTTGCAAACACACAACCGCAGCAGTAGAGCCAAAATTTCCAGCCACGCCATTATCCCATGAACTACCCACCCCAAAACATTCATCCAAACTTCCATGGTCATTACCCACACAATATCAATCCATTTCCAGGTCCAAGCTACCAGAGCGTGCCTCCCACAGCAGCAAGCTACCATGGAGGTCCTTTCCCAAGAAATATTGGGCAGTATTTGCCAGGAGTTCTTGGAGGTTTTGCAGCTTATAACCCAGTATCTCCAGTGGGATCAATAGCCTCCTTTCCAGGCAGCGGAGGCAGGGGTTCGCGGGTACTTGCTGTACAGGTATGCTGGCGCCCAAGCCAGGCCCCGACCCTTGCGCCGCCATGGGCTAGCTGGGCTGCCTCCGACGGCCTGTTGCTGGTCTGCACGTGCCTTAGCGAGTACCTTTGCTTTCGTATAAAAATGAGAAATTTAATCTTGATCTGAACAATTGATATTATGAAAAGATAAAATCACGGTAAAATAAAAGTTTAGCAAAATGTCCAATTTTACAATGGATATATTGTTTCCAAGTTTACAGTGCTGGTTACAGGAGCTGACTTTTGGTCTCAAGGAAGGCAAATGGACTCAAGCTTTTGTTTCCAAATTTTAGTCGTACTACCTTTGCTTATATGAACTCCTGTTTAAATACCATCACTCTACCTATATTTTGACAAAtccaaacaaaaatatattgcCAAATGGaatcaaaagaaaattttacaATCCTGGAGCAGAACATGCTTGACAGAACGCTGGGCTCCAACAACACGATGCTGGCAACTGACAACCTCAGCTCAGATCAGTGGATGGTAGGCAGCTCATTCTCCCTCCAAGCCGAGAATCCTCCGGCGATATCGGTCAGTGAAGCCCTGAGAACGAATGGTGGCGATTAATGGTTGGCTGCCATGAATTAAAACAGAAGCCTAGAACCAACCAACTTTTGATGAGGAGAGGACGGAGATGATGGAAATGGTCATGCTTACGGCAGAGCGCAGCTCGGTCGCCGCCACCAGAGACCTCTTGCCGCTTTGGCAGCCCGGATATGGGTCTATTGATAAAAGGTCCCTCCTCTTGATGCCTATTGATAAAGTTTGGTGTATTCGATCTCGAGCCAAGAGCCCACTCAGTCAGGTTTATGCTTTGCTTTGCCCGAAAGTATTCCTCATGGTTGCAGAGGTTTTGTCAGGGAAACTTCGCCTCACCTCACCGCATGGAATCCAAGAAGCTCGCCCAGCCGAGCGAGCCGAATGCGCTCAACGTCTCTGGAAAATAGATCTGCCACTCTGTCCTGGCCGGCGTCTTCTCGTGCAGCTCCCATCGCCCCCACAGCGCACATCTCCCGTACCCGTTCGGTCTCGGATCCAGCCGCTGCTCTCCATTCTGTTCATCACCGGCGTCCGATCCGGCTGTCGCTAGCTGCCGGCATCCACTGAGTGCtgctcagctcagctcagctGCTGTCCGTGGAGGACGGACGGCGGCCGACGGCCATGGAGAAACTACAATGGATTCTCTCAGCCGGGACCAGCTTCTTCGAAGAGACCCAGATGAACAACGAGCTGGACCGCCTCCGAGCCACCATGCCCAAGGCTCGCAAGCTCATCTGTCGCGTCGAGTGGGGCATGTTCAAGGACAAGGAGCTGGCGAAGCTTCTCTCGCATCTCAAGGACACCACCTACGATGCAGAGGACTTTCTCCGCGAGCTAGATGACCAGGCGCTGAGGCAAAGCATACAGGACGCTGACCGGAGCAGGGCAGGTCAGCTCCTATCTTCCTCTCTGAATCTTGCCAAAATTTGGATCCTTCGTGGCAAAGCAAGGATAAAGGAGATCCAAGATAAGCTCGACAAGGTTGTGGCTGAGATCGAGGGGGTGCTCAATCTTATGGGTCTTATGAGCTTTGAGCCATCACAGATCATGCCGGAGACGAGTTCGGTCATTAGCGCTCCGGAAGTTGTTGGTCGTGATGGTGAACGAGATGTGTTGATCGAGATGCTTGGTGTGACGATTGGGCGCGAGGCCCAACGGGATCAGGTGATCAAACTATTGGGAGTGCAACTCACTGGGGGCAATAGCTCTGAAGGTGGTGGGTCTAATCGCCGGAAGAGAGAAGCAGCAAGCAATAACGGTGTCGCTTCTACATCCAGAGCTAAGCAACCAAAAGGAAACAGCGGCAGGGCCGGACTTGCTGAGACTACTAACTGCACCAACAATGTTTCTGTCATCTCGATTGTTGGTATTGGCGGTGTGGGGAAGACTACCCTAGCTCAGTTCATCTACAATGATCCAAGGGTGCAACGCCACTTTGGTGTGGTGATGTGGGTCTGTGTCTCGGACTTGTTTGATAAGAGAAGGATAACAAAGGAGATCATTGAAGCCATCCCTGGGAAGAAATTCGACACATCATCGTGCAGTCTAAATGCTCTGCAAGTCGAATTGAAGGAGCGCCTGAAGATGTGCCCAAAATTCCTTTTGGTGTTGGATGACATTTGGCCGAATGCCAATGCATATTGGGAGGCATTTTATGCACCTCTGAGGTACGGACCTGAAGGCAGTATGGTCTTAGTGACTACAAGATGTCCAGTGGTTGCTACTCGTGTTACCACAAGCAACTGTGAGCCTGTCCAACTTGAAGGATTGCCTACTGATATATTTTGGGGTTTCTTCAGAAAGTGTGCATTTGGTACAAATAACCCAGAGTCATATCCTCACTTGCATGATATTGGTAAGAGCATTTGCACTAGGTTGCGCGGGTCTCCTTTGGCTGCAAAAACACTCGGGCGCTTGTTGAATATGAGCCTGACAGAGCAACACTGGAGTACTATCCAGAAGAGTGAACTATGGGAGCTGCGGCATGAAGAGAATGAGATATTACCGGCCCTTCAACTCAGCTATTTGTATCTGTCAGAAGAGGTTAAGAGATGTTTCATATTTTGCTCCATGTTTCCCAAGGATTATAGCTTTGGAAGAGATGAGATAGTTAACATTTGGGTGGCCGAGGGCTTTGTTGTGCCAGGGGGAAGCATGCGTCCTGAAGATGCTGGGATTATTTACTTTGATGAATTGAGAAACAGATTTCTTTTCCAAACCGATCCAAAATGCCCGAATAAAACAAGGTACGTAATGCACGATCTGATCCATGATATGGCTGTGTCCTTTTCTATGGATGAATGCTTGGTGATGCAAGATTTAAGAAACCAGAACAAGAAGAGCAGAATGCAGAATACAGTTCGGCACATGTCGATTGAGGTGTGTGGTGAGTCATTGACCAGAATGGGAGATATTCAACATTTGAATAAATTGCATTCACTTAGGTTTGGAATcagatttcatgttgaaattaCCTGGTTCAATCAGCTCTCTAACATTCTATTTTTGAGCCTAAAAGGCTGCCAGCTGGTAAAGCTACCCGAAAGCATATGTGAGTTGCGTTGTCTTGATATATCTCGTAGCAGTGTACAAGAATTACCCGAGAAATTCTGGTGCCTTTACAACCTACAAGTTCTTGATGCCAGTCATTCAAAGCTGCAAAGAATTCATCAGGGCGTAACAAAGCTAATCAACTTGCGCCATCTAGCACTGCCAGCAGAATCCTCTGAGACCTTGTCATGGGTAAGAGGGCTTGGAAACCTGTCTTGTCTACGAAACTTGAGTGAGTACATAGTTGCAGAAGAGAGTGGGCGAGGGATTGATGAGCTGAAGTTCATGAATCAACTCAATGGAACGCTTTGCATCAGATGTCTTGCTAATGTTTGGAGCGAGGAAGAGGCTGCTGAGGctagacttgttggaaagcaaTACCTCAAGGAACTTGTTCTGCAGTGGCGACAGGGATCATTAAGGTTGACACGCAGTGATAATGGAGTGCTCCAAGGCTTGCGTCCGCATTCAAGAATTGAATGCCTTAAAGTCGATGCCTTTTGTGGTGATAGGCTTCCAAGCTGGTTTAAGCCAGAAGACCTTCCAACTTTGAGAAGCCTGGAGTTTTCCTACTGTGTTTCCTTGGAAAGTTTATCAATCCCCTGCTTTGCCGATGGAACACAAACGGGTGGCAATTGCAATAATGGGACGCAGCATGCAAGCAGCAGCATCAGTCGCAACAATGGAATTGTGTCCTTGGCCTTTACACGCCTCACTACTTTAGCTGTTTTCGGATGCTGGGCGCTGACAAATCTTGAGCAGTTCTTGACCCCAGAGATACTGCCATCCATCAAGTCGATAACGCTTGAGGAGTGTGGGGATCTTGTATCAATACCGGTTCATACTTTTGTGGGGTTTGCTTGCCTACAGGACCTGAAAATATGTCATTGTCGCAAGCTGGAGTGCCCACGGGAAATGGTTCTGCCCCCCTCACTCCGACGACTCTGTATAGTGAGTTGCAATGAGCTGGACAGGTCATTCCCAGCCTGCCTAGAGAACCTCACCTCTCTCACCCTCCTGCAGTTGTGTGGATGTGGCTGGGTCAAGTGCATCCTGTCGAACTCGATCGTCACGCTCACATGCCTGGTACTATGTGGCTGCTGGGAGTTGGCATCCATCGGAGGATTGCAGGGCCTTGCATCCATACAGCATGTCGAGCTATCTCACTGCCCTAAGCTTACTGAGGTGCAACAGCCCTTCGAGAAGAAGGAACTACAGACCAAGGAGGGGAAGGAACTACTCAAATATATGCATAGATATTACAGGGATTTGGATGCAGCAAACCCAATATGGTAGTTCCAGATCACATGTGACTATATGGCTTATCGCAGCCGTATAATGTGCATCCAACGGCTGAGTTGCAGTGCATGTGAGGGGGCAGTTAGATGCAATCCAACGGCTGACTCAATTTTGATCCAGATGCCTCAGTGCCAACCATGGTGATGGTGTACTTTGGCCAACCTGCAGCTGACATATCTACCAGACCATATTTTAGAGGTATTTATTCTACCCTAATTATCCAGCCCAAGCGATGTATTCTCACTGCTATGTCAAAGTTGGTCATACGATTTGTATCACTGGGTTATTCAGCTGCTTATATTTGCGACTTTACTTGTGTTCAACTTGAGTGGGAGTCAAGTGTACTAATGCGCAAATATTGTTGCAAATGATTCGGTGATGTTCTGAAAATTTGTAAAACTAGGTGAATTCCCCACGCGTTGCCGCGGGATGTTTTGTGTTATTTGAAAATACTATTATTGGATGATGTTGGGGAAGAGTTTAGGTTTGGTTCATTTGTTTAAACAAAGTTGAATTATTGTATAAATGTGATTCAGTTTTATTGAATAGATAGGTGCGGACGATATACTTGGGAGATATTTATGTAAAGGGAATTGAAATTATTTAGGAAATAACATAGAATTTTGGAGAAAGTAGCTAATTTGTATTTGCACTTGTGGGCTCCTCTTCAGTTAAAATAGCTTGCAGGTATGGTTGTCCCTTTTTTGTGTATTGAGCAATGATCATCGGGTTGTTAGTTGCAAGGTGCTTGGTTATGTCTTTGGTCTGAGAATGGCCAGAAAAGTTAATGTTATATTAGAAAATGAGTAGTGACATGGTTGATATTTATTTCAGGGAGCATAGATAGGATTTTTGTTTACCTTTAAAGCTTCTTGCAGTTAATCTAGCAAATATTGCTACAATGATCCCTTGCTTAGATTTTTCAAGGAATTCAGCCTCGTTAAATGTTTCGCCATGTTCACCCCATAGTTGTATTTCCTGTGTTTGTTCCCTGCGACCATTAACTTGTTAGGAATTATTTATAAGAAAAAAATGTTATCAAACATGAGTGAACTATATGAAGGTGCATACTCTTGGCCTCGAATCTTGACTTTTCGGAGTTTTGTACTTGATGTTGCGCTAGCAAAATCATAAGGTCCTATATGGCTGATAACTCCTATTAAATTTGTAAGGAGTGTGTGTGAGATATGTTTTTAACAGACCAAATATGGGAGTGACTTGGAAATACCTAGAAGTGGCTTTGATGTAATGTCTTTTGATGATAACTGATCAAATGGGCAAAATTTGAATGCATAGTGGGGGATCTTATCTCCTCGTGAATCAAGACGATGGACCTTCGACTTGGGCTGGAACTGTAGCATGTACTTTTGATGGTGATAGATGCATGTCCTTTGTTTGCTGTCAACTGCAGTAAGATTTGTAAATATATAGACTGATACTTGGCCTTCAGCAAGTAAAGGTCAAAACTGTTGTGCAAGTTTCTTTGGGACAGTAATTTGAACCATTGTGCCCTGTTATGGAATAAAAGTGGAAGGCATGGATATTTTAATCAAGAAATATGGAGTAAGGTCAAATATGAAGAAAAGAATACTTTCATTTTCATCAATTATTATGCCATCAATACTGATGAGTGGATCTGCAGATTTGGAtctcatatttttttgaatCCCATAGTCTTGTAAGTCGACCTAGGATCTTGCAGTCTTGTTGGCCTAAAGTAATGTCTTGAAGCTTTTTTGTCGAGGTCATGATTTTGGCTTGTCTGCAAATGAGAAAGTATAGTTTTAATATGGAGCATAAGATTAAAATAGCACGGCAAAGCTGAGAAAAAAATAGCAACATAGCAATAGACATGTGAAAGTATCAACTTATAAGAAACACATGCATGGTATGCAGAACTGAATTTGGGAATATATAAAATACCTCATTAGTTTAATGTGCACCACTGGTTATTTGAGAGAAAACTTCTGCATATACTACATTGTGTGTACAATCCTCAAATGAAGGAGGACTATTTTCTATCAAAACTCGCAACCCCTTTGGTGAAGTAATTCGTGAGAAGGCAACATATAATTGGCCATGTTGGAACACAAAACTCATTTAAGAATGGAAGTAACAAAATAAAGGAATTGCCAAAACTACCAGAATGAGGACAATTGGAGatttataaataataataaagaTGGATCACAGTTGTTACCTGAATTTGTCAAGAAGGCCAATGTTGCTGCTACATCTAGAAGCAAAATCAATTTATGTGAACCTATAGAGAGAAAATCCAGAACAGTTTATGCAAGAGTTCATAAGAGGAAATATGTCAAACAGGTTAGGTGCATCAAACCATGTGCAAGTTTACTCACTTTTTGCTTTGATCAGGAAGCTGTGCCCTCCCTATACACGGACTCCATGAATTTGGTGCAACCAGCAGCGGGGAGATCTAAGCCAAAGCAACAATGTAGTGATCACCAATTGTGGAAaggaaaagacaaaaaaaaccAACCTTTGGTCCTTCGGGATATAGGCTTGGGGATGGAACAATAGAATGGCTAAAGGGGGTGGAGTTTATGTGAATGCTGCAAATGAATGCCAAGAACAGATCCACCATGGCAAGAACGGTAGCATTCATTGGCAGAGGCAGTCGAGGAGGCATACAATGAGGTGCCAAGATGCGGCGGTTGAGTGGGCTGGCCGAGTAGCGGGACTACGGGAGGCACTGCGCCTGCAGACGTGGTGGGACGGGAGCGGCGGGCATTGGCGGGAGGTGGAGCGGCGGCCGCAGCGGGAGGCGCGTGGCCGAGGTGCGGCGATTCAACGCCCTCTGCACCGGCAAGCGTGGCTGGACGGCGGGACTGCGTGATGCTGAGGCAAACTTGCGAGGCGAACAGGGGAGGAGCGTGGCCAGTGAGCCTGTACGCCGAGCAGGCCTTGCACGCGTGAGCCGTCCAGCGCCGGTTGCCAGCCCACCAGCGAGCTTTTTTTTTGGATCAACACCAGCGAGCCTTTGTGGGCAGGAGGTCCACGGGCGGCTGTCCGGGCAGGTGGACGGATGGAAGAACGGAGATGTGCTGAGAGTTACTGTGCCGTTGGATAATGGATCACAGATCGGTTGGTCAAAAATTATTTAGGTGATGTGGCTACACCACATGTCAAAGAAATAGCAATCAATGATGTGTAGTGGGAATCATCTTTATAAGAGTTATAGATATCACTTTGTTTATCTCTGATTTGGTTTCAGCCTTTTTTGTATGTAGGAACTGAACATATGAAGCCATGATGTTGGTGTAGTTATCAAACCTAAGCAGTTATTATA
This sequence is a window from Panicum virgatum strain AP13 chromosome 7K, P.virgatum_v5, whole genome shotgun sequence. Protein-coding genes within it:
- the LOC120639733 gene encoding disease resistance protein RGA2-like, translating into MEKLQWILSAGTSFFEETQMNNELDRLRATMPKARKLICRVEWGMFKDKELAKLLSHLKDTTYDAEDFLRELDDQALRQSIQDADRSRAGQLLSSSLNLAKIWILRGKARIKEIQDKLDKVVAEIEGVLNLMGLMSFEPSQIMPETSSVISAPEVVGRDGERDVLIEMLGVTIGREAQRDQVIKLLGVQLTGGNSSEGGGSNRRKREAASNNGVASTSRAKQPKGNSGRAGLAETTNCTNNVSVISIVGIGGVGKTTLAQFIYNDPRVQRHFGVVMWVCVSDLFDKRRITKEIIEAIPGKKFDTSSCSLNALQVELKERLKMCPKFLLVLDDIWPNANAYWEAFYAPLRYGPEGSMVLVTTRCPVVATRVTTSNCEPVQLEGLPTDIFWGFFRKCAFGTNNPESYPHLHDIGKSICTRLRGSPLAAKTLGRLLNMSLTEQHWSTIQKSELWELRHEENEILPALQLSYLYLSEEVKRCFIFCSMFPKDYSFGRDEIVNIWVAEGFVVPGGSMRPEDAGIIYFDELRNRFLFQTDPKCPNKTRYVMHDLIHDMAVSFSMDECLVMQDLRNQNKKSRMQNTVRHMSIEVCGESLTRMGDIQHLNKLHSLRFGIRFHVEITWFNQLSNILFLSLKGCQLVKLPESICELRCLDISRSSVQELPEKFWCLYNLQVLDASHSKLQRIHQGVTKLINLRHLALPAESSETLSWVRGLGNLSCLRNLSEYIVAEESGRGIDELKFMNQLNGTLCIRCLANVWSEEEAAEARLVGKQYLKELVLQWRQGSLRLTRSDNGVLQGLRPHSRIECLKVDAFCGDRLPSWFKPEDLPTLRSLEFSYCVSLESLSIPCFADGTQTGGNCNNGTQHASSSISRNNGIVSLAFTRLTTLAVFGCWALTNLEQFLTPEILPSIKSITLEECGDLVSIPVHTFVGFACLQDLKICHCRKLECPREMVLPPSLRRLCIVSCNELDRSFPACLENLTSLTLLQLCGCGWVKCILSNSIVTLTCLVLCGCWELASIGGLQGLASIQHVELSHCPKLTEVQQPFEKKELQTKEGKELLKYMHRYYRDLDAANPIW